In a single window of the uncultured Pseudodesulfovibrio sp. genome:
- the panB gene encoding 3-methyl-2-oxobutanoate hydroxymethyltransferase, giving the protein MSTTKKTTPASQAKPVTAPDILAMKGGDKICCLTAYDYPSALIADQAGVDLVLVGDSLAMVVLGRPDTLSVTVDEMVHHTKAAAQGVKRALLVADMPFMSFATVERALETAHRLMGEGGARAVKLEGGSAVTPQITALTEAGVPVMAHVGLTPQHVAKFGGFKAQGKSAEATRVLIEDAQAVEEAGAFSVVLEAIPVEAAQLITEAVNIPTIGIGAGNVTDGQVLVYHDALGLFDRFTPKFVRRFAELGEASRQAVELYCAEVRRTTFPGDKNTFYMPEAELAQVRKIKVKPKKK; this is encoded by the coding sequence ATGAGCACCACCAAGAAAACCACCCCGGCGTCCCAGGCCAAGCCCGTCACAGCGCCCGATATCCTGGCCATGAAGGGCGGAGACAAAATCTGCTGCCTGACCGCCTACGATTATCCGTCCGCGCTCATTGCGGATCAGGCGGGCGTGGACCTCGTCCTGGTGGGCGACTCCCTGGCCATGGTCGTGCTCGGCCGTCCGGACACACTGTCCGTGACCGTGGACGAGATGGTCCACCACACCAAGGCCGCGGCCCAAGGCGTCAAGCGCGCCCTGCTCGTGGCCGACATGCCGTTCATGTCCTTCGCCACCGTGGAAAGGGCGCTCGAGACCGCCCACCGGCTCATGGGCGAAGGCGGGGCCAGGGCGGTCAAGCTCGAAGGCGGCAGCGCCGTGACCCCCCAGATCACCGCCCTGACGGAAGCCGGCGTGCCGGTCATGGCTCATGTGGGACTGACTCCCCAGCACGTGGCCAAGTTCGGCGGTTTCAAGGCCCAGGGCAAGTCCGCCGAGGCCACCCGCGTGCTCATCGAGGACGCCCAGGCCGTTGAGGAGGCGGGCGCGTTTTCCGTGGTCCTGGAGGCCATTCCGGTGGAAGCGGCCCAGCTCATCACCGAAGCCGTAAACATCCCGACCATCGGCATCGGCGCGGGCAACGTGACCGACGGCCAGGTTCTGGTCTACCACGACGCATTGGGCCTGTTCGATCGCTTCACGCCCAAATTCGTGCGCCGCTTCGCCGAACTGGGCGAGGCCTCACGGCAGGCTGTGGAACTATACTGCGCCGAAGTGCGCCGGACCACTTTCCCGGGCGACAAGAATACCTTCTACATGCCCGAGGCCGAACTGGCCCAGGTCCGCAAGATCAAGGTCAAACCCAAGAAGAAATAG
- a CDS encoding S24 family peptidase: MPKKKRRCDEAQLKWFEEALERIKKATGARTQVQLAEVLDVRQSSISDAKRRCSIPADWFLKLYRSHGLDPDWLSEGVEPVYINADKAKVPADTLLRETPAPYGRMNSRGRLVPVSTMAGADKDAAQWEPKSIEELSVPESFCRPKLLVVKVDSASMDPVITRGAFVGIDRDQSEHPDGDLCAVHFPHQGLTIRRVFHQGDTFLLKADNDQYSDLTIPAEEMNERTVGRVIWVLQNLAPM, translated from the coding sequence ATGCCCAAAAAGAAACGGAGATGTGACGAAGCGCAGCTCAAGTGGTTCGAAGAAGCCCTTGAGCGCATCAAGAAGGCGACCGGAGCTCGCACCCAGGTCCAACTGGCCGAGGTGCTCGATGTCCGTCAGTCGAGTATTTCTGATGCCAAGCGCAGATGCTCAATCCCCGCTGACTGGTTTTTGAAACTGTACCGCAGCCACGGCCTGGATCCGGACTGGTTGTCCGAAGGCGTGGAGCCCGTGTACATCAACGCGGACAAGGCCAAGGTCCCGGCCGACACCCTGCTGCGCGAAACCCCGGCCCCTTACGGCCGCATGAATTCCCGTGGGCGTCTGGTCCCGGTCTCCACTATGGCCGGCGCCGACAAAGATGCTGCCCAGTGGGAACCCAAGTCCATCGAGGAACTGTCCGTGCCCGAGTCCTTCTGCCGCCCCAAACTGCTGGTGGTCAAAGTGGACTCCGCGAGCATGGACCCGGTCATCACGCGCGGCGCCTTTGTCGGCATCGACCGTGACCAGAGCGAACACCCGGACGGCGACCTGTGCGCGGTGCACTTCCCGCACCAGGGTCTGACCATCCGCCGGGTCTTCCACCAGGGAGACACCTTCCTGCTCAAGGCGGACAACGACCAGTACTCCGACCTGACCATTCCGGCCGAAGAGATGAACGAGCGCACCGTGGGCCGCGTCATCTGGGTCCTGCAGAACCTCGCCCCCATGTAG
- the hflC gene encoding protease modulator HflC, with protein MKKSTIIIGVLIIIGAFVLTSAAFTVDQTQQAIVIQLGRPVSDKLGPGLHFKMPLVQNVVFFDARILDFDAKPEEITTTDKKYMNVDSYTKWRITDPLTFYTKVRTIQGARARLDDIVRSQLRVALGRYTLIEVVSHKRQEIMDAVSQRSRELLEPYGIEVLDVRIKRTDLPAENARSIYGRMKAERERQAKQYRSEGQEASAKIKANADKERSIILADARKQAEIIRGEGDAQATKIYAESLGQNPEFFEFTRSLDAYRNGFEKNTRFILTPKSPFLKHLR; from the coding sequence ATGAAAAAATCGACCATCATCATAGGCGTTCTCATCATCATCGGGGCCTTTGTCCTGACCTCCGCGGCCTTCACCGTGGATCAGACCCAGCAGGCCATCGTCATTCAGCTGGGCCGTCCGGTGAGCGACAAGCTCGGACCGGGCCTGCACTTCAAGATGCCCCTGGTGCAGAACGTTGTTTTCTTCGATGCCCGCATTCTGGACTTCGACGCCAAGCCCGAGGAGATCACCACCACGGACAAGAAGTACATGAACGTGGACTCCTACACCAAATGGCGGATCACCGATCCTCTGACCTTCTACACCAAGGTGCGCACCATCCAGGGCGCCCGGGCCCGGCTGGACGATATCGTCCGCTCGCAGCTTCGGGTGGCGCTGGGCCGCTACACCCTGATCGAGGTGGTCTCGCACAAGCGCCAGGAAATCATGGACGCGGTGAGCCAGCGATCCCGCGAATTGCTCGAGCCCTACGGCATAGAGGTCCTGGACGTGCGCATCAAACGCACGGACCTGCCCGCCGAGAACGCCCGGTCCATCTACGGCCGCATGAAGGCTGAGCGCGAACGCCAGGCCAAGCAGTACCGCTCCGAAGGCCAGGAGGCCTCGGCCAAGATCAAGGCCAACGCCGACAAGGAACGGTCCATCATCCTGGCCGACGCCCGCAAGCAGGCCGAGATCATCCGAGGCGAGGGCGACGCACAGGCCACCAAGATCTACGCCGAGTCTCTGGGGCAAAATCCCGAGTTCTTCGAATTCACCAGGAGTCTCGATGCCTACCGGAACGGATTCGAGAAAAACACCCGGTTCATACTCACGCCAAAGAGTCCCTTCCTGAAACATCTACGATAG
- the hflK gene encoding FtsH protease activity modulator HflK: protein MNWDWDKLQKQQQGRPGGKPPSFDDFQDQLDKLKKFKLPGWKLVLPLIILLWVASGFYIVEPDEVGVVKQFGKFNRITTAGPNYHIPYPVESVLTPKVTQIRRVEFGFRSVGRPITQSFQQGVSREVKEESLMLTGDENIVSVQFIVQYMIKDAENYLFNVNDPEQTLAHAGEAAMREVIGNGKIDDALTTGKQEIQVQTRELMQRILDNYHSGLSVVAVQMQNVHPPDEVIEAFKDVASAREDKSRYINEAEAYQRDILPKARGEASRITNSAQAYKESKIRGAEGDAARFLAVLKEYNKAEDITRKRLYLETMESILSNPDAEKLIMSDDALKQSVPYLPLDKQLRRAAPKEAN from the coding sequence ATGAATTGGGATTGGGACAAATTACAAAAGCAGCAACAGGGGCGCCCCGGCGGCAAGCCGCCGAGCTTTGACGATTTCCAGGATCAGCTCGACAAACTGAAAAAGTTCAAGCTGCCCGGCTGGAAGCTCGTCTTGCCACTCATCATCCTCCTCTGGGTCGCCAGCGGGTTCTACATCGTCGAACCCGACGAGGTCGGAGTGGTCAAGCAGTTCGGCAAGTTCAACCGCATCACTACAGCGGGTCCGAACTACCATATTCCCTACCCGGTGGAAAGCGTGCTCACCCCCAAGGTGACCCAGATCCGGCGTGTGGAATTCGGCTTCCGGTCAGTAGGCAGGCCCATCACGCAGAGCTTCCAGCAAGGTGTCAGCCGTGAGGTCAAGGAGGAATCCCTGATGCTCACCGGCGACGAGAACATCGTCTCGGTCCAGTTTATCGTCCAGTACATGATCAAGGACGCCGAGAACTACCTGTTCAACGTCAACGACCCCGAGCAGACCCTGGCCCACGCGGGCGAGGCGGCCATGCGCGAAGTCATCGGCAACGGCAAGATCGACGACGCCCTGACCACCGGCAAGCAGGAAATCCAGGTCCAGACCCGTGAGCTGATGCAGCGCATCCTGGACAACTACCACAGCGGGTTGTCCGTGGTGGCCGTACAGATGCAGAACGTGCATCCGCCGGACGAGGTCATCGAGGCCTTTAAGGATGTGGCCAGCGCACGCGAGGACAAGAGCCGCTACATCAACGAGGCCGAGGCCTACCAGCGCGACATTCTGCCCAAGGCTCGCGGCGAGGCCTCCCGGATCACCAATTCGGCCCAGGCCTACAAGGAAAGCAAGATCCGTGGGGCCGAAGGTGACGCAGCCCGGTTCCTGGCCGTGCTCAAGGAGTACAACAAGGCCGAGGACATCACCCGCAAGCGCCTCTATCTGGAGACCATGGAATCCATCCTTTCCAATCCCGACGCGGAAAAGCTGATCATGTCCGACGACGCGCTCAAGCAATCCGTGCCCTACCTCCCCCTGGACAAGCAGCTCCGCAGAGCCGCCCCCAAGGAAGCGAACTAA
- a CDS encoding YkgJ family cysteine cluster protein encodes MFVLEFLTGLFRRWRFRILRRDVEVVGRCLCCGGCCRSIHLKDGGRWLRRSREFERMVADAPEHARFHPVGRGSRGFLLFDCFLLGPDNLCARHDTRPALCRNYPSKSLYYHGGRLPEDCGYAFRAVTFRKVLFGRKPLKPADFSAVLRREIQQDKDRQT; translated from the coding sequence ATGTTCGTCCTCGAATTTCTGACCGGGCTTTTCCGCCGGTGGCGTTTCCGCATCCTGCGCCGGGATGTGGAGGTGGTCGGCAGATGCCTGTGCTGTGGCGGCTGTTGCCGGTCCATCCATCTGAAGGACGGTGGCCGCTGGCTGCGGCGCAGCAGGGAGTTCGAGAGGATGGTGGCCGACGCCCCTGAGCACGCGCGGTTCCACCCTGTGGGACGAGGCTCCAGGGGGTTTCTGCTCTTCGACTGCTTCCTGCTTGGGCCCGATAATCTGTGCGCCCGCCACGACACCCGGCCCGCTTTATGTAGAAATTATCCGTCCAAATCGTTATATTACCATGGTGGCCGCCTTCCGGAAGACTGCGGCTACGCCTTCAGGGCCGTGACCTTCCGCAAGGTGCTGTTCGGCCGCAAGCCGCTCAAACCCGCCGATTTCTCCGCCGTCCTGCGCCGGGAAATCCAACAGGACAAAGACAGGCAGACATGA
- a CDS encoding efflux RND transporter periplasmic adaptor subunit — protein sequence MKKLIFILIAVLLTGGGVWYFTAGQSKDKIKVLKTAKVTRGSVSKVLEATGIVKAQVGAQVKIGAQATGVLESVPVKVGDHVKKGDLIAKIDARELKARIAEARANLDLALAKLDYMEKNLPRKRTLVRKKLEAQDSLDVATQDAEMARYSAAAARAKLRTLEVQLSYTSIYSPIDGVVSQVAAQEGETIVSGLSVSNLITVLNPEKLEMWIYVDETDVGRVKQGLPVRYTVDAYRDKVFEGTVDRIYPEPEIRDNIVYYRTLVKVSGDQADFLRPEMTTQCKIVVRTKDDVLTVPNNALKWVKDRQVCFRVTDPEKQPEEVSPELGLVGLERSEVLKGLSEGDDVATQLVLPGAKVGKKGVQ from the coding sequence ATGAAAAAGCTCATATTCATCCTCATCGCCGTGCTCCTGACCGGAGGCGGCGTGTGGTACTTCACCGCGGGCCAGTCCAAGGACAAGATCAAGGTTCTCAAGACCGCCAAGGTTACCCGGGGCAGCGTATCCAAGGTCCTGGAAGCCACCGGCATCGTCAAGGCCCAGGTAGGGGCCCAGGTCAAGATCGGAGCCCAGGCCACCGGCGTGCTCGAGTCCGTGCCCGTCAAGGTCGGCGACCACGTCAAAAAGGGCGACCTCATCGCCAAGATCGACGCCCGCGAACTCAAGGCGCGCATCGCCGAGGCCCGGGCCAACCTGGACCTTGCCCTGGCCAAACTCGACTACATGGAAAAGAATCTCCCCCGCAAGCGCACCCTGGTGCGCAAGAAGCTGGAGGCCCAGGACTCCCTGGATGTGGCCACCCAGGACGCGGAGATGGCCCGCTACAGCGCGGCCGCAGCCCGGGCCAAGCTCCGGACGCTGGAGGTGCAGCTCTCCTATACCAGCATCTATTCGCCCATCGACGGCGTGGTCAGCCAGGTGGCGGCCCAGGAGGGCGAGACCATCGTCTCCGGCCTGTCCGTGTCCAACCTGATCACCGTGCTCAACCCCGAAAAGCTCGAGATGTGGATCTACGTTGACGAGACCGACGTGGGGCGGGTCAAGCAGGGGTTGCCCGTGCGCTATACCGTGGACGCATACCGCGACAAGGTGTTCGAGGGTACGGTGGACCGCATCTATCCCGAGCCGGAAATCCGCGACAACATCGTCTACTACCGCACCCTGGTCAAAGTCTCCGGCGATCAGGCCGATTTCCTGCGGCCCGAAATGACCACCCAGTGCAAGATCGTGGTCCGGACCAAGGACGACGTGCTCACCGTGCCTAACAACGCCCTCAAGTGGGTCAAGGACCGTCAGGTCTGTTTCCGCGTGACAGACCCGGAAAAACAGCCCGAGGAGGTCTCCCCCGAACTCGGCCTGGTCGGTCTGGAACGGTCCGAAGTGCTCAAGGGATTGTCCGAGGGCGACGACGTCGCCACCCAACTCGTGCTGCCCGGCGCCAAGGTCGGCAAGAAGGGGGTGCAATGA
- a CDS encoding ABC transporter ATP-binding protein — protein MTQPAISLKGITKTFIQGKGDESETGIEVLKGITLDVQPGEFIALQGTSGSGKSTLLHIIGLLDRPSTGDYLLLGRDAAGLDDDQQSDLRNRDLGFVFQSFYLISYATALENVILPGLYSGKPRSELAARAEGLLERVGLADRMHFKPSRLSGGQQQRVAMARALLNDPQILLADEPTGQLDSNTSGEIMKLFHDVHRAGQTIVLVTHDEEVAREADRIIRLHDGRIAEDIKI, from the coding sequence ATGACGCAGCCGGCCATCTCCCTCAAAGGCATCACCAAGACCTTCATTCAGGGCAAGGGCGACGAATCCGAGACGGGCATCGAGGTCCTCAAGGGCATCACTCTGGACGTGCAGCCGGGCGAGTTCATCGCCCTGCAGGGCACGTCCGGGTCGGGCAAGTCCACCCTGCTGCATATCATCGGCCTGTTGGACCGGCCCTCCACGGGCGACTACCTGCTGCTCGGCCGGGACGCAGCCGGCCTGGACGACGACCAGCAGTCCGACCTGCGCAACCGCGATCTCGGTTTCGTGTTCCAGTCCTTCTACCTGATCTCCTATGCCACGGCCCTGGAAAACGTCATTCTGCCAGGGCTCTACTCGGGCAAACCGCGTTCGGAACTGGCGGCCCGCGCGGAAGGGTTGCTGGAACGCGTCGGACTGGCGGACCGCATGCATTTCAAGCCGTCGCGCCTGTCCGGCGGCCAGCAGCAGCGCGTGGCCATGGCCCGGGCTTTGCTCAACGACCCGCAGATCCTTCTGGCCGACGAGCCCACAGGCCAGCTCGACTCCAACACCTCGGGCGAGATCATGAAACTGTTCCACGACGTGCACCGGGCCGGGCAGACCATCGTCCTGGTCACCCACGACGAGGAGGTGGCCCGTGAGGCCGACCGCATCATCCGTCTGCACGACGGCCGTATCGCCGAGGACATAAAGATCTAG
- a CDS encoding methyl-accepting chemotaxis protein: MKMPKLRLTSQLLIPILGVVILGIALLQGFSYRESSNILEAEIITSITRDRNAAVRAMDVWLASRISDLTLWSKDPIFARALNGDKEAREEVITFALNVKEASSELENMDIADSRGDIIAGSGSAQSKQVINVGSRDYYQASMRGESFISAPGKSKRTGLPVVMISVPVRDASGKILGVLLMVAKFDAIYDRVLAPIKIGDKGYAFATDSEGLIIGHPNQDRVMNAHIDDTDYGRKMMAEKTGTYKYYYPVQKQWKVMAYGMVERAGWHVVVTAPLGELLSPLDTMRNFSIIGTLITILAVALVIFWVVRKIVAAMQEAVKISSTIAEGSLDVDVPEGFLGKGDEIGELARALQLMLDNLKQTVSSIRGATEEVAAGSEELAASSQAVSDGATTQAASVEEVSSSMEEMTSSIRRNAENAHQTQTIAQQAARDAATGGEAVSQTVSAMREIADKISIIEEIARQTNLLALNAAIEAARAGEHGKGFAVVAAEVRKLAERSGLAAAEISELSANSVEVAEKAGELLERILPDINHTAELVQEIAAASNEQNSGAAQINSAIQQLDQIIQTNASASEEIAGTSEQLAGQSESLRQAVGFFKLRDEQIYGRMQSGPTVARKRRPALPADRGEQDDFERF, encoded by the coding sequence ATGAAAATGCCCAAATTGAGACTCACCAGCCAGTTGCTCATCCCCATCCTCGGCGTCGTCATTCTCGGCATAGCCCTGCTCCAGGGGTTCAGCTACAGAGAATCCTCCAATATTCTGGAGGCGGAAATCATCACTTCAATAACCAGGGACCGCAACGCCGCGGTCCGGGCCATGGATGTATGGCTTGCCTCGCGGATCTCCGACCTGACACTGTGGAGCAAGGACCCCATATTCGCCCGCGCGCTCAACGGCGACAAGGAAGCGCGGGAGGAAGTCATCACCTTCGCTCTCAACGTCAAGGAAGCCAGCTCGGAGCTGGAGAACATGGATATCGCCGACTCCAGGGGCGACATCATCGCCGGATCCGGCTCCGCCCAGAGCAAGCAGGTCATCAACGTGGGCAGCCGCGATTATTACCAGGCCTCCATGCGGGGCGAGTCCTTCATCTCCGCACCGGGCAAGTCCAAGCGCACCGGCCTGCCGGTGGTGATGATCTCTGTTCCGGTCAGGGACGCATCGGGCAAGATCCTCGGCGTCCTGCTCATGGTCGCGAAATTTGACGCCATCTATGACCGCGTGCTTGCCCCGATCAAGATCGGCGATAAAGGATACGCCTTTGCCACAGACAGCGAGGGACTGATCATCGGGCACCCTAATCAAGACAGGGTGATGAATGCGCATATCGACGACACCGACTACGGCAGAAAGATGATGGCCGAGAAGACCGGGACCTATAAATATTATTACCCCGTACAAAAGCAGTGGAAGGTCATGGCCTACGGCATGGTCGAGCGGGCCGGCTGGCACGTCGTGGTCACCGCCCCGCTGGGTGAGCTGCTGTCTCCTCTGGACACCATGCGCAACTTCTCGATCATCGGCACCCTGATCACCATCCTTGCCGTTGCCCTCGTGATCTTCTGGGTGGTCCGCAAGATCGTCGCGGCCATGCAGGAAGCGGTCAAGATTTCCTCCACCATTGCCGAGGGTTCCCTGGACGTGGATGTACCCGAGGGGTTCCTGGGCAAGGGAGACGAGATCGGCGAGCTGGCCCGGGCGCTCCAACTGATGCTCGACAACCTGAAGCAGACGGTTTCCTCCATCCGCGGGGCAACGGAAGAGGTCGCCGCGGGCAGCGAAGAGCTGGCCGCCTCGTCCCAGGCCGTTTCCGACGGTGCCACCACCCAGGCCGCCAGTGTCGAGGAAGTCTCCTCCAGCATGGAGGAGATGACCAGCTCCATCCGCCGCAACGCGGAGAACGCCCACCAGACGCAGACCATAGCCCAACAGGCGGCCAGGGATGCGGCCACCGGCGGCGAGGCCGTGAGCCAGACCGTGTCGGCCATGCGCGAGATCGCGGACAAGATCTCCATCATCGAGGAGATCGCCCGCCAGACCAACCTGCTGGCCCTGAACGCGGCCATCGAAGCGGCCAGGGCCGGAGAACACGGCAAGGGGTTTGCCGTGGTCGCGGCCGAAGTGCGCAAGCTGGCCGAGCGCAGCGGACTGGCCGCAGCCGAGATCAGCGAGCTGTCGGCCAACAGCGTGGAGGTGGCGGAAAAGGCGGGAGAACTGCTCGAGAGGATCCTGCCCGACATCAACCACACCGCCGAACTGGTCCAGGAGATCGCCGCAGCGAGCAACGAACAGAACTCCGGTGCCGCCCAGATCAACAGCGCCATTCAGCAACTGGACCAGATCATCCAGACCAACGCCTCGGCCTCGGAAGAGATCGCCGGAACCAGCGAACAGCTGGCCGGACAATCCGAGTCCCTGCGTCAGGCGGTCGGATTCTTCAAGCTGCGCGACGAGCAGATATACGGAAGGATGCAGTCCGGCCCCACCGTGGCGCGGAAGCGGCGGCCCGCCCTGCCTGCCGACAGAGGCGAACAGGACGACTTCGAACGGTTCTAG
- a CDS encoding ABC transporter permease: protein MGLEAVWAFKLRSIFVVLGVAFGIASLTLIVTAVDGANRMAVQMVDMFGPDAALVFGGNFQKRAVGMRTLTLSREDAERIRDSLPGAYQVLPMRAKSGQTVRAGNRTYHDVTIVGATQDYSKAWNWPLSEGRDLSAEDDRIGAKVALLGDTPSRELFGEESPVGRVLYISGIPFQVVGKLSYRGVTSGGGGDVDNRIIVPLSTLVQRYNLDRKYFRALRVKFVEADYMDAHTENLRSLLRYLHHLAPEEDDDFSIITANEILKFLAFFKGGLTLFLGVTAGIAVLVGGFVLANLFSISVSERAEEIGLKKAMGARNSAIMLQFLVEACALTMLGGVLGLFLGLGLGQFLSRLDILTIQFSWKAFFMALAGSQAVGLVFGLKPARQAASLDPIQALRGEG from the coding sequence ATGGGGCTGGAGGCCGTCTGGGCCTTCAAGCTGCGTTCCATATTCGTGGTCCTGGGAGTGGCCTTCGGCATTGCCTCCCTGACCCTGATCGTCACGGCCGTGGACGGGGCCAACCGCATGGCCGTGCAGATGGTCGACATGTTCGGCCCGGACGCGGCCCTGGTCTTTGGCGGGAATTTCCAGAAACGGGCCGTGGGCATGCGTACCCTGACTCTGAGCCGGGAGGACGCAGAGCGTATCCGGGATTCCCTGCCCGGCGCGTATCAGGTGCTGCCCATGCGGGCCAAATCGGGCCAGACGGTCCGGGCGGGCAACCGCACCTATCACGACGTGACCATCGTGGGCGCTACCCAGGACTACTCCAAGGCGTGGAACTGGCCGCTCAGCGAGGGCCGCGACCTGTCGGCCGAGGACGACCGCATCGGGGCCAAGGTGGCGCTGCTCGGCGACACGCCGTCCCGCGAACTGTTCGGCGAAGAATCGCCTGTGGGGCGGGTTCTGTACATCTCGGGGATTCCCTTCCAGGTGGTGGGCAAGCTCTCCTATCGCGGCGTCACCTCGGGCGGGGGCGGGGACGTGGACAACCGGATCATCGTCCCGCTGTCCACCTTGGTCCAGCGCTACAACCTGGACCGCAAATACTTCCGCGCGCTGCGGGTCAAGTTCGTGGAAGCGGACTACATGGACGCCCATACCGAGAACCTGCGTTCCCTGCTCCGTTACCTGCACCATCTCGCGCCCGAAGAGGACGACGACTTTTCCATCATCACGGCCAACGAGATTCTCAAGTTCCTGGCGTTCTTCAAGGGCGGGCTGACACTCTTCCTGGGCGTGACCGCAGGCATTGCCGTGCTCGTGGGCGGGTTCGTGCTGGCCAACCTCTTCTCCATTTCGGTCTCGGAGCGGGCCGAGGAGATCGGCCTGAAAAAGGCCATGGGCGCGCGCAATTCGGCCATCATGCTGCAATTTTTGGTCGAGGCCTGCGCCCTGACCATGCTCGGCGGCGTGCTCGGTCTTTTCCTCGGCCTGGGGCTGGGCCAGTTCCTGTCGCGTCTCGACATCCTGACCATCCAGTTCTCCTGGAAGGCGTTTTTCATGGCCCTGGCCGGGTCTCAGGCCGTGGGCCTTGTCTTCGGTCTCAAGCCCGCCCGCCAGGCCGCGTCCCTCGACCCCATCCAGGCCCTGCGCGGTGAGGGCTGA
- the rnhA gene encoding ribonuclease HI codes for MSDRVTMYTDGSCLGNPGPGGYGAVLIFGEYKGESADNYKELAQGYKRTTNNRMELLAVIVGLSALTRPCTVDLWTDSKYVQQAITQRWLKNWQRNGWKTAAKKPVKNQDLWRRLMPLIEEHDVSFHWVKGHAGHLLNERVDDLARGAASGRDLLVDEGME; via the coding sequence GTGAGTGATCGCGTTACCATGTATACGGACGGTTCCTGCCTCGGCAACCCCGGCCCGGGGGGCTACGGCGCGGTCCTTATCTTCGGCGAATACAAGGGCGAGAGCGCCGACAACTACAAGGAACTCGCCCAGGGTTACAAGCGGACCACCAACAACCGCATGGAACTGCTCGCCGTCATCGTCGGTCTGTCAGCCCTGACCCGGCCCTGCACCGTGGACCTCTGGACCGACTCCAAGTACGTCCAGCAGGCCATCACCCAGCGCTGGCTCAAGAACTGGCAGCGCAACGGCTGGAAAACCGCGGCCAAGAAACCGGTCAAGAACCAGGACCTCTGGCGCCGCCTCATGCCCCTTATCGAAGAACACGACGTCTCATTCCACTGGGTGAAAGGCCATGCCGGACACCTGCTCAACGAACGCGTCGACGACCTCGCCCGAGGCGCGGCCTCCGGACGCGATCTGCTGGTCGACGAGGGTATGGAATAG